In Gemmatimonadaceae bacterium, the following proteins share a genomic window:
- a CDS encoding YbjQ family protein — MVTMAWQLDGFRIDETLGVVRGIVVRSRSVFGTIGAGLQTLVGGNITLMTDLCERARSDAFAQMIAHAEELGANAVICVRYDATEIMNGVTEVLCYGTAVRVSPVPRS, encoded by the coding sequence ATGGTGACGATGGCGTGGCAGCTCGACGGGTTCCGCATCGACGAGACGCTGGGCGTGGTGCGCGGGATCGTGGTGCGTTCGCGGTCGGTGTTCGGGACGATCGGTGCCGGGCTGCAAACGCTGGTTGGGGGGAACATCACCCTGATGACCGACCTGTGCGAGCGGGCGCGGAGCGACGCCTTCGCGCAGATGATTGCGCACGCCGAGGAGCTGGGCGCCAACGCGGTGATTTGCGTGCGGTATGACGCCACCGAGATCATGAACGGCGTGACCGAGGTGCTGTGTTATGGCACGGCGGTCCGCGTTTCCCCGGTTCCGCGCAGCTGA
- a CDS encoding GNAT family N-acetyltransferase, whose translation MSTTDPWITLGRDHARCLAAVQLPTHEAWVALDADDAVAGFVLLVLQGAFIGYIRSIAVRADLRSRGVGRALLDFAERRSHRESPNVFLCVSSFNSRARALYERYGFALVGELTDFVVAGHSEWLMRKSIAPITGYTPPPDSIGAP comes from the coding sequence ATGAGCACCACCGATCCCTGGATCACGCTGGGGCGCGACCATGCGCGCTGCCTGGCGGCGGTGCAGCTGCCGACGCACGAGGCGTGGGTGGCGCTGGACGCCGACGATGCGGTGGCGGGGTTCGTCCTGCTCGTCCTGCAGGGGGCCTTTATCGGCTACATCCGCAGCATCGCCGTGCGCGCCGACCTCCGTTCGCGGGGGGTGGGGCGGGCGTTGCTCGACTTCGCCGAGCGCCGGAGCCATCGCGAATCGCCTAACGTTTTCCTCTGCGTCTCGTCGTTCAACTCGCGGGCGCGCGCGCTGTACGAGCGCTACGGCTTCGCGCTGGTGGGGGAGCTGACGGACTTCGTGGTGGCGGGTCACTCGGAGTGGCTGATGCGGAAGAGCATCGCCCCGATCACCGGCTACACGCCACCGCCCGATTCCATCGGGGCACCCTGA
- a CDS encoding DMT family protein, translated as MRRRRLCPSFSRRLHALPAAQRAAIPVPPRRSLGQAIPVSRPPSVVVPPLFRTVALLALSNVFMTFAWYAHLKNLSTRAWYIAALASWGIALFEYLLQVPANRIGYTVLSLPQLKIMQEAITLAVFIPFAVLYMKTPLKLDYLWAALCILGAVYFMFRAPTA; from the coding sequence ATGCGCCGGCGGCGCCTTTGCCCCTCCTTCTCGCGGCGCCTTCACGCCCTACCGGCGGCGCAACGCGCCGCCATTCCCGTCCCCCCCCGGCGTTCGCTGGGGCAGGCTATTCCCGTCTCCCGTCCCCCGTCCGTAGTCGTGCCGCCCCTCTTCCGCACCGTCGCCCTCCTCGCGCTCTCCAACGTCTTCATGACGTTCGCCTGGTACGCGCATCTCAAGAACCTCTCCACGCGCGCCTGGTACATCGCCGCACTCGCCAGTTGGGGGATCGCGCTCTTCGAGTACCTGTTGCAGGTGCCGGCCAACCGCATCGGCTACACCGTCCTCTCCCTCCCGCAGCTCAAGATCATGCAGGAGGCCATCACCCTCGCGGTCTTCATTCCGTTCGCCGTGCTCTACATGAAGACCCCGCTCAAGCTCGACTACCTCTGGGCCGCCCTGTGCATCCTCGGCGCCGTCTACTTCATGTTCCGCGCGCCAACTGCCTAA
- a CDS encoding alanyl-tRNA editing protein, which translates to MTDRLYYTDAFCARFEARVVDRADEGRRVYLDRSAFYPTSGGQPHDLGTLGGVAVTDVVDEDDRVAHLLAAPLAAEVVEGVVDWTRRWDLMQQHTGQHLLSAVGADRFGWETISVHFGAESSTIDFGAEGIGPAALEELERLANATVTENRAVSVTFEEAAIASGLRKRSERDGTLRIVSIDRLDRSACGGTHVRATGEIGPILLRRVEKIRKATRVEFLCGMRAIARARADYDVLARMAAALSCSIDELATVVPAQSESLRSLENERRRLEGEVSASRARELHERITPGGDGVRRHVERRATGKADDARALALAFAALPQSAIAITVASPPAILVAASDDSGVDAGKLLKAALAAAGGRGGGSARLAQGTVNDAAALDGILTALGFPVA; encoded by the coding sequence ATGACCGACCGGCTCTACTACACCGATGCCTTCTGCGCTCGCTTCGAGGCGCGCGTGGTGGACCGCGCCGACGAGGGGCGCCGCGTCTACCTCGACCGATCGGCATTCTACCCCACCTCGGGCGGGCAGCCGCACGACCTGGGGACGCTGGGCGGCGTCGCCGTCACCGACGTGGTGGATGAGGACGACCGCGTGGCGCACCTTCTCGCGGCGCCGCTGGCCGCCGAGGTGGTGGAAGGCGTGGTGGACTGGACGCGACGCTGGGACCTGATGCAGCAGCATACGGGGCAGCACCTGCTGTCGGCAGTTGGGGCCGACCGCTTCGGCTGGGAAACGATCAGCGTGCACTTCGGCGCCGAGTCGTCGACGATCGACTTCGGCGCCGAGGGAATCGGGCCGGCGGCGCTGGAGGAGCTGGAACGGCTCGCGAACGCAACGGTGACCGAGAACCGCGCCGTGAGCGTGACGTTCGAGGAGGCGGCGATCGCCTCGGGACTGCGCAAACGCTCCGAGCGCGACGGCACCCTTCGCATCGTGTCGATCGATCGGCTGGACCGGAGCGCGTGCGGCGGGACGCACGTACGCGCCACGGGCGAGATCGGCCCCATCCTCCTGCGCCGCGTGGAGAAGATCCGAAAGGCGACGCGCGTCGAGTTCCTCTGCGGCATGCGCGCGATTGCCCGTGCTCGCGCCGACTACGACGTCCTGGCGCGCATGGCGGCGGCGCTATCCTGCTCCATCGACGAGTTGGCGACCGTGGTGCCCGCACAAAGCGAGTCGCTGCGCTCGCTGGAGAACGAGCGTCGCCGCCTCGAGGGCGAGGTGAGTGCCTCGCGGGCCCGTGAGCTGCACGAGCGCATCACCCCGGGGGGTGATGGCGTGCGCCGGCACGTGGAGCGGCGTGCGACGGGGAAGGCCGACGACGCGCGCGCGCTCGCCCTCGCCTTTGCCGCGCTTCCACAGAGCGCGATCGCGATAACCGTGGCCAGTCCGCCAGCCATCCTGGTGGCCGCGTCGGACGATAGCGGCGTCGACGCCGGCAAGCTCCTCAAGGCGGCGCTGGCGGCAGCGGGAGGGCGCGGCGGCGGCAGCGCGCGCCTGGCGCAGGGAACCGTCAACGATGCTGCGGCGCTCGACGGTATCCTCACCGCCCTCGGCTTTCCCGTCGCCTAA
- a CDS encoding YbhB/YbcL family Raf kinase inhibitor-like protein has protein sequence MSLSLTSPAFVHGGAIPAAHTCEGGETSPPLAWSGVPSGTRSLALIVDDPDAPDPAAPKRVWVHWVLWDLPPDSTGLAEGVQSLPSGTRVGMNDMNDFAYGGPCPPIGRHRYFHTLYALDTVLGKLEEPTKRELLAAMERHVLAKAELMGTYQLSR, from the coding sequence ATGTCGCTCTCGCTTACCTCACCTGCCTTCGTCCACGGCGGCGCCATTCCGGCGGCACACACGTGCGAGGGGGGCGAAACGTCTCCACCGCTCGCCTGGAGCGGCGTCCCGTCCGGGACTCGGAGCCTGGCCCTGATCGTCGACGATCCCGACGCCCCCGATCCCGCCGCTCCCAAACGCGTCTGGGTGCACTGGGTCTTGTGGGACCTCCCGCCGGACTCGACGGGGCTCGCCGAGGGGGTCCAGTCGCTTCCCTCGGGGACGCGCGTCGGGATGAACGACATGAACGACTTCGCCTACGGCGGCCCCTGTCCTCCCATCGGAAGGCACCGTTACTTCCACACGCTATACGCCCTTGATACCGTGCTGGGCAAGCTCGAGGAGCCGACCAAGAGGGAGCTGCTCGCGGCCATGGAGCGACACGTCCTCGCCAAGGCCGAGTTGATGGGGACGTACCAACTGTCGCGATAG
- a CDS encoding nuclear transport factor 2 family protein, protein MAAAAVAHAQATPPDPATKGEVMAVVKRMFDGMRAADSSMVRSTFHTQLRMVTVAKGRDGQLRFTVESSPEGFLKSVGTPRPAKLDERIFNERVEIDGALASVWVDYNLYLGDKFVHCGIDHFLLARGDDGAWKIFSLADTRRTEGCKP, encoded by the coding sequence ATGGCCGCTGCCGCCGTTGCGCATGCACAGGCGACGCCCCCCGACCCTGCCACCAAGGGGGAGGTGATGGCGGTGGTGAAGCGCATGTTCGACGGGATGCGCGCCGCCGATTCGTCGATGGTGCGCTCCACCTTCCACACGCAGCTGCGAATGGTGACGGTGGCCAAGGGGCGCGACGGCCAGCTCCGCTTCACCGTCGAGTCGAGCCCTGAGGGCTTTCTCAAGTCGGTGGGGACGCCGCGCCCCGCGAAGCTCGACGAGCGCATCTTCAACGAGCGGGTGGAGATCGACGGTGCGCTCGCTTCTGTCTGGGTCGACTACAACCTCTACCTCGGCGACAAGTTCGTGCACTGCGGAATCGACCACTTCCTGCTCGCGCGCGGCGACGACGGGGCGTGGAAGATCTTCTCGCTGGCCGACACGCGGCGCACCGAGGGGTGCAAGCCGTAA
- a CDS encoding gamma-glutamylcyclotransferase, protein MSAVRLFVYGSLRRDGEGRLHPLLSSAAYLGAATVEGALYRVDWYPGLVLGVDGTVHGELYELPLNKVDHMLTSLDDYEGGGFRRRKATVRADGIDHADAWVYTYIGPTHALSAIATGDYGPPDHRARA, encoded by the coding sequence ATGTCGGCAGTTCGGTTGTTCGTCTACGGATCGCTGCGTCGCGACGGGGAGGGGCGGTTGCACCCGCTGCTGTCGTCGGCGGCGTACCTTGGCGCCGCCACGGTGGAAGGGGCGCTCTACCGCGTGGATTGGTATCCCGGGCTCGTGCTCGGCGTGGACGGCACTGTGCACGGCGAGCTGTATGAGCTCCCGCTCAACAAGGTCGACCACATGCTCACTTCCCTCGACGACTACGAGGGGGGCGGCTTCCGGCGTCGCAAGGCGACGGTGCGCGCGGACGGTATCGACCACGCCGATGCGTGGGTGTACACCTACATCGGCCCCACGCACGCGCTGAGCGCGATTGCCACTGGCGACTACGGGCCGCCGGATCATCGCGCGCGCGCCTGA
- a CDS encoding GMC family oxidoreductase has product MSADVQLREYDIVVIGSGAGGGTVAQELAPLVAQGVRILVLEQGARLEDHEFTGQELEMTAALYDEGGAFLTADGTMTLAFGRAYGGSTVVYTGTSLVAPDRVIRSWCVPGLDFPDVERRSQKFMAQNDVHYLPRVLLNDNNKLFVTGCARVGAKAEQFPLNLRGCKGSSLCNMGCPNGAKMGTHRVQLPAAERAGVEVVTRAEALRLEERAVMARVHEKRPGDKGLPSAWAPGEYRISARVIVSCGGSLGTSALLLRSPALSALRRVGERFTCHPAHILVAEHERDITNDVGHPKSYFLDRSEHEGYILETCMYFPFVTAKNLTGFGADHSTFMRAYPRLQMILVLACDKAVPGNRITVDTHGRPVVHYTFTPAVIRSLVSATRMSARIFFAAGARRVHAPSADPPLIERESAYRLDDLIIEKHFLPGRISVSAAHLMGGCAMGPEGSGVTDSRGRVYGAPWLRVADSSLFPDSVEVNPYLTVMSLADRVAEGIRDDWRS; this is encoded by the coding sequence ATGAGCGCCGACGTGCAGCTGCGCGAGTACGACATCGTCGTCATCGGGAGCGGGGCCGGCGGCGGGACGGTGGCGCAGGAGCTCGCACCCCTGGTGGCCCAGGGGGTGCGCATCCTCGTCCTCGAGCAGGGGGCGCGACTCGAGGACCATGAGTTCACGGGGCAGGAACTCGAGATGACGGCGGCGCTCTACGACGAAGGCGGTGCCTTCCTCACCGCCGACGGGACAATGACGCTCGCCTTCGGGCGCGCGTACGGCGGCTCCACCGTCGTCTATACCGGGACCTCCCTCGTCGCCCCGGACCGCGTGATCCGCAGCTGGTGCGTCCCGGGGCTCGACTTCCCCGACGTGGAGCGCCGTTCGCAGAAGTTCATGGCGCAGAACGACGTGCACTACCTCCCGCGCGTCCTTCTCAACGACAACAACAAGCTCTTCGTGACGGGGTGCGCGCGCGTGGGCGCCAAGGCGGAGCAGTTCCCGCTCAACCTGCGCGGGTGCAAGGGATCGTCGTTATGCAACATGGGGTGCCCCAACGGCGCCAAGATGGGGACGCACCGCGTGCAGCTGCCGGCCGCCGAGCGCGCCGGCGTCGAGGTCGTGACGCGCGCCGAGGCGTTGCGCCTGGAGGAGCGCGCCGTCATGGCCCGCGTGCACGAGAAGCGTCCCGGCGACAAGGGGCTCCCCTCGGCGTGGGCGCCTGGCGAGTACCGCATCTCGGCGCGCGTGATCGTTTCCTGCGGTGGAAGCCTGGGAACGAGTGCCCTCTTGCTCCGCTCGCCCGCGCTCAGCGCCCTGCGTCGCGTCGGCGAGCGCTTCACCTGCCACCCCGCGCACATCCTGGTGGCCGAGCACGAGCGCGACATCACCAACGACGTCGGACATCCCAAGAGCTACTTCCTCGATCGCAGCGAGCACGAAGGGTACATCCTCGAGACGTGCATGTACTTCCCCTTCGTGACGGCGAAGAACCTCACCGGGTTCGGGGCAGATCACAGCACCTTCATGCGCGCCTATCCGCGCCTGCAGATGATCCTCGTCCTCGCCTGCGACAAGGCGGTCCCCGGCAACCGCATCACCGTCGATACACACGGGCGCCCCGTGGTGCACTACACATTCACTCCCGCCGTCATTCGCTCGTTGGTGTCGGCAACGCGGATGAGCGCGCGCATCTTCTTCGCGGCCGGTGCGCGGCGCGTGCACGCCCCCTCGGCCGATCCGCCGCTCATCGAGCGCGAGTCGGCCTATCGCCTGGATGACCTCATCATCGAGAAGCACTTCCTCCCCGGGCGCATCTCGGTCTCGGCGGCGCACCTGATGGGCGGCTGCGCCATGGGTCCCGAAGGGAGCGGCGTCACCGACTCGCGAGGGCGCGTGTACGGCGCACCCTGGCTCCGCGTCGCCGATTCGTCGCTCTTCCCGGACTCGGTCGAGGTGAACCCCTACCTCACGGTGATGTCGCTGGCAGATCGCGTGGCGGAGGGGATCCGGGACGACTGGCGGAGTTAG
- a CDS encoding DUF485 domain-containing protein, translated as MKVADARLHALAARRTRFAITLTVAMIVLYFGFILLIAYDKALMGTLVAPGLSLGILLGALVIVVSWLLTFVYVRWANRRYDRELSEITR; from the coding sequence ATGAAAGTTGCTGACGCCCGCCTGCACGCCCTGGCGGCTCGACGGACGCGCTTCGCGATCACGCTGACCGTGGCGATGATCGTCCTCTACTTCGGCTTCATCCTCCTCATCGCCTACGACAAGGCGCTCATGGGGACGCTTGTTGCGCCGGGGCTTTCGCTCGGGATCCTGCTGGGGGCGCTGGTGATCGTCGTGTCGTGGCTCCTCACCTTCGTGTACGTGCGCTGGGCCAACCGGCGCTATGACCGCGAACTCTCGGAGATCACGCGATGA
- the actP gene encoding cation/acetate symporter ActP translates to MNAAQPVTSIGEPNVVAMVFFFVFIAITLGITYWASRKTRTTEDFYAAGRSISAGQNGFALAGDYMSAASFLGIAGLVSTTGFDGLIYSTGWLVGWPVVLFLIAEPLRNLGKYTFADVVAARLRQTPVRIAAAIGTLATVIFYLIAQMVGAGGLIKLMFGLSYETAIVIVGVAMIAYVLFGGMLATTWVQIVKAVLLLGGATILALLVLSRFGFSPLALFREAATRYGDGVLAPGKLVANPLDAVSLGMALMFGTAGLPHILMRFYTVPDAQAARKSVFYATGLIGFFYLMTFILGFGAMVLVTPDAIKAVDKGGNMAAPLLAETLGGTPFLGFIAAVAFATILAVVAGLTLSGAAALSHDLWVSVARKGDATPIEQLRVARIATVVLGVIAVLLGIVFKGQNVAFMVSLAFAIAASANFPALLLSIFWRGCTTLGVVTSMLVGTISTLLLIYLSPTIQVDILNHAQAFFPLKNPALITIPLSFAVGIVVSLASSDPEAREKFAQVERRVHLGAKA, encoded by the coding sequence ATGAATGCGGCGCAACCGGTCACCAGCATCGGCGAGCCGAATGTGGTAGCGATGGTCTTCTTCTTCGTCTTCATCGCCATCACCCTTGGCATCACCTACTGGGCCTCGCGGAAGACGCGCACCACCGAGGATTTCTACGCGGCCGGGCGCTCCATCTCGGCGGGGCAGAACGGCTTTGCCCTGGCCGGCGACTACATGTCGGCGGCGTCGTTCCTCGGGATCGCGGGGCTCGTCTCGACCACCGGCTTCGACGGGTTGATCTACTCCACCGGGTGGCTGGTGGGGTGGCCGGTGGTCCTCTTCCTCATCGCCGAGCCGCTGCGAAACCTGGGGAAGTACACCTTCGCCGATGTGGTGGCGGCTCGCCTTCGGCAGACGCCGGTGCGCATCGCTGCGGCGATCGGGACCTTGGCGACGGTGATCTTCTACCTCATCGCGCAGATGGTGGGGGCGGGTGGGCTGATCAAGCTGATGTTCGGGCTGTCGTATGAGACGGCGATCGTGATCGTGGGGGTTGCCATGATCGCGTATGTGCTATTTGGCGGCATGCTTGCCACCACGTGGGTGCAGATAGTGAAGGCGGTCCTCCTGCTGGGAGGGGCTACGATCCTGGCGCTGCTCGTCCTGTCGCGCTTTGGCTTCTCCCCGCTCGCCCTCTTCCGCGAGGCGGCGACCCGCTATGGCGACGGTGTGCTGGCGCCGGGAAAGCTGGTGGCCAATCCGCTCGATGCCGTTTCGCTGGGGATGGCGCTCATGTTCGGGACGGCCGGGCTCCCCCACATCCTGATGCGCTTCTACACCGTCCCCGACGCGCAGGCGGCACGGAAGTCGGTCTTCTACGCCACTGGGCTCATCGGCTTCTTCTACCTGATGACCTTCATTCTGGGGTTCGGGGCGATGGTCTTGGTGACGCCGGACGCGATCAAGGCGGTGGACAAGGGGGGGAACATGGCGGCGCCGCTCCTCGCCGAAACGCTGGGGGGGACGCCATTTCTGGGGTTCATCGCGGCGGTCGCATTCGCCACCATCCTCGCGGTGGTGGCGGGGTTGACGCTCTCAGGTGCCGCTGCACTGTCGCATGACCTCTGGGTGAGCGTGGCGCGCAAGGGAGACGCCACGCCCATCGAGCAGCTGCGTGTTGCCCGCATCGCCACGGTCGTTCTGGGCGTGATTGCCGTGCTGCTGGGCATCGTCTTCAAGGGACAGAACGTCGCCTTCATGGTGTCGCTCGCCTTTGCGATCGCCGCCAGCGCCAACTTCCCGGCGCTCCTCCTCTCCATCTTCTGGCGCGGCTGCACCACCTTGGGGGTGGTGACGTCGATGCTGGTGGGGACCATCTCCACGCTCCTCCTCATCTACCTGTCACCCACCATCCAGGTCGACATCCTGAACCACGCTCAGGCGTTCTTCCCACTCAAGAACCCAGCCCTCATAACAATTCCGCTATCGTTTGCTGTCGGTATCGTCGTCTCTCTTGCGTCGTCCGATCCCGAGGCCCGCGAGAAGTTCGCGCAGGTCGAACGGCGCGTGCACCTGGGCGCCAAGGCCTGA
- the glgP gene encoding alpha-glucan family phosphorylase, translated as MPSVDRSKIPYLPERIEGLGEVAINLSWSWSRNARALFSMIDEPLWHLTRHNPIAMLRRIAPDRLSTVARDPRFLDLYDRVMADFRRDQSFDNTWFRNNYPERTDGPIAYFCAEFGLHNSVPIYSGGLGVLAGDHCKSSSDLGIPLVGIGLYYTRGYFDQKLRLDGWQEDSDEQFDVANTPLERVQLPGKEPWLAKVNTFGRDIHIAAWRMHVGRVPVYLLDSNLEQNDPADRDVTSKLYTGGPDVRLRQEWILGVGGVRVLRALGIAPAAWHANEGHAAFMLVERVRELMAAGLSYEEAAVQVRASSVFTTHTPVPAGHDTFSHEQVTECAGPLYQEMGIDRFLAIGQHPTEEEGRFHMTVCALRLSKYVNGVARRHGEVSRQIWAPLWPDRDDAQVPIGHVTNGVHKATWMSKEMMELFDHFFGHDWGNRVEDPALWESVLEIDDMRLWATHLDLKTDLMNFVREQARRRWARHWKEAAHVVGAGTLLNPNVLTIGFARRFATYKRADLVFSNIDRLRTLLVDNTRPVQIIFAGKAHPADTPGKEVLRTVYGFTRDPKLEGRVAFIEDYDLHLAHRLVQGVDVWLNLPRVPLEASGTSGMKAALNGVPQLSTLDGWWHEGYDGLNGWAIPPAASRATPDEWDADRFYTLLEEQVIPLYYTRDERGVPHGWIQKMKHAIRVAGQQFTSRRMLQNYARQYYTPAMRGEMLGDDPPIG; from the coding sequence ATGCCTTCTGTAGATCGATCGAAGATCCCGTACCTCCCCGAGCGCATCGAGGGACTGGGTGAAGTCGCCATCAACCTCTCGTGGAGCTGGAGCCGGAACGCCCGCGCCCTCTTCTCGATGATCGACGAGCCGCTCTGGCACCTCACGCGGCACAACCCCATCGCGATGCTCCGCCGCATCGCCCCCGATCGCCTGAGCACGGTTGCCCGAGACCCCCGATTCCTCGACCTCTACGACCGCGTCATGGCGGATTTCCGCCGAGACCAGTCGTTCGACAACACCTGGTTCCGGAACAACTACCCCGAGCGGACCGACGGCCCGATCGCCTATTTCTGCGCCGAGTTCGGGCTGCACAACTCCGTCCCCATTTACTCGGGGGGGCTGGGCGTCCTCGCCGGCGACCACTGCAAGTCGTCGTCTGACCTGGGGATCCCGCTGGTCGGCATCGGGCTCTACTACACGCGCGGCTACTTCGACCAGAAGCTGCGCCTCGACGGGTGGCAGGAAGATTCGGACGAGCAGTTCGATGTCGCCAACACGCCGCTCGAGCGCGTGCAGCTGCCGGGCAAGGAACCGTGGCTCGCCAAGGTCAACACGTTCGGGCGCGACATCCATATCGCCGCCTGGCGCATGCACGTGGGGCGCGTCCCGGTCTACCTGCTGGACTCGAACCTCGAGCAGAACGATCCCGCCGATCGCGACGTGACGTCGAAGCTCTACACCGGTGGCCCCGACGTGCGCCTGCGCCAGGAGTGGATCCTGGGGGTGGGCGGGGTGCGCGTGCTGCGCGCGTTAGGCATCGCGCCCGCGGCCTGGCACGCCAACGAGGGGCACGCGGCCTTCATGCTGGTCGAGCGCGTGCGCGAGTTGATGGCGGCCGGGCTTTCGTATGAAGAGGCGGCGGTCCAGGTGAGAGCGTCGAGCGTCTTCACCACCCACACGCCGGTGCCGGCGGGGCACGACACCTTCTCGCACGAGCAGGTCACCGAGTGCGCCGGCCCGCTGTACCAGGAGATGGGGATCGATCGCTTCCTCGCCATCGGGCAGCACCCCACGGAGGAAGAGGGGCGCTTCCACATGACGGTGTGCGCGTTGCGCCTGTCGAAGTACGTGAACGGCGTGGCGCGCCGCCACGGCGAGGTATCGCGCCAGATCTGGGCCCCGCTCTGGCCCGATCGCGACGACGCGCAGGTCCCCATTGGCCACGTGACCAACGGCGTCCACAAGGCCACGTGGATGTCGAAGGAGATGATGGAGCTGTTCGATCACTTCTTCGGCCACGACTGGGGGAACCGGGTCGAGGACCCCGCGCTGTGGGAGTCGGTGCTGGAGATTGACGATATGCGCCTGTGGGCGACGCACCTCGATCTCAAGACCGACCTGATGAACTTCGTGCGCGAGCAGGCACGGCGTCGCTGGGCGCGGCACTGGAAGGAAGCGGCGCACGTGGTGGGCGCGGGGACGCTGCTCAACCCCAACGTCCTCACCATCGGCTTTGCTCGGCGCTTTGCGACGTACAAGCGCGCGGACCTCGTCTTTTCCAACATCGACCGGCTGCGCACGCTCCTCGTCGACAACACACGCCCGGTGCAGATCATCTTCGCCGGCAAGGCGCACCCGGCCGACACGCCGGGAAAGGAAGTGCTGCGCACCGTGTACGGCTTCACGCGCGATCCCAAGCTCGAGGGGCGTGTGGCCTTCATCGAGGACTACGACCTGCACCTGGCGCACCGTCTCGTGCAGGGGGTGGACGTGTGGCTCAACCTCCCGCGCGTCCCGCTCGAGGCCAGCGGCACCAGCGGGATGAAGGCGGCGCTGAATGGCGTACCGCAGCTCTCCACCCTCGACGGGTGGTGGCACGAGGGGTACGATGGGTTGAACGGGTGGGCCATCCCCCCGGCCGCCTCGCGGGCGACGCCTGACGAGTGGGATGCCGATCGCTTCTATACCTTGCTGGAGGAACAGGTCATCCCGCTGTACTACACGCGCGACGAGCGTGGCGTCCCGCACGGGTGGATCCAGAAGATGAAGCACGCCATTCGTGTGGCGGGGCAGCAGTTCACGTCGCGACGCATGCTGCAGAACTACGCCAGGCAGTACTACACCCCCGCGATGCGCGGGGAGATGCTGGGTGACGATCCCCCGATCGGATGA